A single genomic interval of Granulicella tundricola MP5ACTX9 harbors:
- a CDS encoding Uma2 family endonuclease, with product MATATQTPYLSVEEYLRTSFRPDVDYVDGHIEERNLGEWDHSTIQYVFVRIFDRHRKDWQIRMRNEIRTQTGTRNYRVPDVCVTDARYPKEQVIHIPPLLCVEVLSPEDNFREMRERITDFLSMGVPQVWIVDPKRRTATVCTSAAKDTVHCTGILTVPDTLIAVDLEEVFAALDED from the coding sequence ATACCTCAGAACTAGTTTCCGTCCAGACGTTGACTACGTGGATGGACACATCGAGGAGCGCAATTTGGGTGAGTGGGATCACAGCACGATACAGTACGTCTTCGTCAGGATCTTTGACCGCCACCGCAAGGATTGGCAGATTCGCATGCGTAACGAGATCCGAACTCAGACCGGGACTCGAAACTACCGCGTTCCAGATGTCTGCGTTACGGACGCACGGTACCCAAAAGAGCAGGTCATTCACATCCCGCCGCTTCTTTGCGTTGAAGTTCTCTCTCCAGAAGATAATTTTCGAGAGATGCGTGAGCGCATCACAGACTTTCTCAGCATGGGCGTCCCGCAGGTCTGGATCGTCGATCCTAAACGCCGCACAGCCACAGTCTGCACCTCAGCCGCAAAAGACACAGTCCACTGCACCGGCATCCTTACCGTGCCTGACACCCTCATAGCTGTGGACTTGGAGGAAGTCTTCGCCGCACTTGACGAAGACTAG